Proteins found in one Crassostrea angulata isolate pt1a10 chromosome 3, ASM2561291v2, whole genome shotgun sequence genomic segment:
- the LOC128178416 gene encoding keratin-associated protein 19-2-like: protein MFSLICAVVLIASAFADGYNNGGYGYGNRHYGSGSHYLRGGLGGRLGGYGGYGYGNSYSQYGRLGGLGQFGGAGQFGGLGLGQFGSLGQGFGLQGGFGRRGGLGGYGNLGSYGYGGYGNLGSYGYGGRHGGYGRSTY from the exons ATGTTTTCTCTGATTTGCGCTGTTGTTCTCATTGCCTCGGCTTTTGCCGATGGATACAATAATGGCGGCTATGGCTACGGCAACCGACACTACGGCTCCGGGTCACATTACTTAAGGGGTGGTCTCGGTGGACGTCTAGGAGGTTATGGTGGATATGGATACGGAAATTCCTACTCTCAATACGGTCGCCTCGGAGGTCTCGGACAATTCGGAGGTGCCGGACAATTCGGAGGTCTCGGTCTCGGACAATTCGGAAGTCTCGGACAAGGTTTTGGGCTTCAGGGAGGTTTTGGAAGAAGAGGAGGTTTAGGAGGTTACGGAAACCTTGGTAGTTACGGATACGGTGGATACGGAAACCTTGGTAGTTACGGTTACGGAGGACGTCATGGGGGTTACGGAAgg AGTACCTACTAG